One Brassica oleracea var. oleracea cultivar TO1000 chromosome C7, BOL, whole genome shotgun sequence genomic window carries:
- the LOC106301222 gene encoding probable 6-phosphogluconolactonase 3, whose protein sequence is MAGTTQRKREVFPSKDELSVALAKYTANLSAKFCKEKGFFTVVLSGGGLIDWLCKLLEPPYIDSVEWSKWHVFWVDERVCSYEDPDSNYKLAMDGFLSKVGIPNENIYAIDKHYAADGDAENCAMLYEECLRKLVKQNILPLCTYGKYQYPQFDLQLLGMGPDGHMASLFPGHPQIHVIDKWVTYITDSPKPPPKRITFTLPVINSALYNLMAVCDDHTEQCPRSIAEIFKHNNLALPAANLTAQVEEMWYLDQAAASLL, encoded by the exons ATGGCAGGAACTACGCAGAGGAAGAGGGAGGTGTTTCCGAGCAAGGATGAATTGTCGGTAGCATTGGCTAAGTACACTGCTAATCTCTCGGCCAAGTTCTGCAAGGAGAAAGGATTTTTCACCGTTGTTCTCTCCGGCGGTGGCCTCATCGATTGGCTCTG CAAGTTGTTGGAACCTCCTTATATAGATAGTGTCGAATGGTCAAAGTGGCACGTCTTTTGGGTGGACGAGAGGGTTTGTTCATATGAAGATCCAGACAGCAACTACAAACTCGCCATGGATGGGTTTCTCTCCAAG GTTGGGATTCCAAATGAGAACATCTACGCGATCGACAAACACTATGCAGCTGATGGTGACGCGGAGAACTGCGCGATGCTCTACGAGGAGTGCTTGAGGAAACTGGTGAAGCAAAACATACTCCCACTATGTACATATGGCAAGTATCAATATCCTCAGTTCGATCTCCAGCTTCTAGGGATGGGTCCTGATGGCCACATGGCGTCTCTCTTTCCGGGACATCCTCAGATCCATGTGATTGACAAATGGGTCACTTACATCACCGACTCTCCAAAACCGCCACCAAAGAGAATCACATTCACTTTGCCGGTCATCAACTCGGCTTTGTACAATCTCATGGCCGTTTGCGACGACCACACAGAGCAATGTCCACGTTCCATCGCTGAGATCTTTAAGCACAACAATCTCGCCTTACCCGCTGCTAATCTTACTGCTCAAGTCGAAGAAATGTGGTACCTCGACCAAGCAGCTGCCTCATTGCTTTAG
- the LOC106301223 gene encoding probable 6-phosphogluconolactonase 3, whose protein sequence is MAEARHRKWHVFQTKDELSVAMAKYTAHLSAKFCKEKGLFTVVLSGGGLIDWLCKLLEPPYKDSIEWSKWHVFWVDERVCAYEDPDSNYKLAMDGFLSKVGIPNKNIYAIDKHYAADGNAEHCAALYEECLRNLVKQNILPLCPNGKYPQFDLQLLGMGPDGHMASLFPGHPQINVKDKWVTHITDSPKLPPRRITFTLPVINSASYNLMAVCDDHTEQCPRSIADIFKHNNLALPASHLTAHVETMWYLDKAAASLL, encoded by the exons ATGGCAGAAGCTAGGCACAGGAAGTGGCATGTGTTTCAGACCAAGGATGAATTGTCGGTAGCAATGGCTAAGTACACTGCCCATCTCTCGGCCAAGTTCTGTAAGGAGAAGGGCCTTTTCACAGTTGTTCTCTCCGGCGGTGGCCTCATCGACTGGCTCTG CAAGTTATTGGAACCTCCTTACAAAGATTCAATCGAATGGTCAAAGTGGCACGTCTTTTGGGTCGATGAGAGGGTTTGTGCATATGAAGATCCAGACAGCAACTATAAACTCGCCATGGATGGTTTTCTCTCCAAG GTTGGGATTCCGAATAAGAACATCTATGCAATCGACAAACACTATGCCGCTGATGGTAACGCGGAGCACTGCGCGGCGCTCTACGAGGAGTGTTTGAGGAACCTGGTGAAGCAAAACATACTCCCACTATGTCCAAATGGCAAGTATCCTCAGTTCGATCTCCAGCTTCTAGGGATGGGTCCTGATGGCCACATGGCGTCTCTCTTCCCTGGACATCCACAGATCAATGTCAAGGACAAATGGGTCACTCACATTACTGACTCTCCAAAACTGCCACCTAGGAGAATCACATTCACTTTACCGGTCATTAACTCGGCTTCGTACAATCTTATGGCCGTTTGCGACGACCACACAGAGCAGTGTCCACGCTCCATCGCTGATATCTTTAAGCACAACAATCTCGCCTTACCTGCTTCTCATCTTACTGCCCATGTCGAAACTATGTGGTACCTTGACAAAGCAGCTGCCTCATTGCTTTAG